The proteins below come from a single Prolixibacter sp. NT017 genomic window:
- a CDS encoding Crp/Fnr family transcriptional regulator gives MKELIDYILQFGTLNKQQIELISRKATEKELPKNEYLVEAGKMFNEVVYIREGIVRICYYNNKGDEITKYFIDENHLFANPYKGEPMTEYIQAITDCKLIIFSQPDWNELSNTIVGWDEIVNKIRQKGLTEKLDRRSSLVAQDATTRYLTFLEKFPTLTNRVPLSYIASYLGITQQSLSRIRKNIH, from the coding sequence ATGAAAGAATTGATAGACTATATATTGCAGTTTGGTACCTTGAACAAACAGCAGATCGAACTGATTTCAAGAAAAGCAACGGAAAAGGAACTTCCCAAAAATGAATATTTGGTAGAAGCAGGAAAGATGTTTAACGAGGTTGTCTACATTCGGGAAGGTATTGTGCGTATTTGTTATTACAACAATAAAGGCGATGAAATCACCAAGTATTTTATCGACGAAAATCACCTGTTTGCCAACCCGTACAAGGGCGAACCTATGACGGAATACATTCAAGCCATTACAGATTGTAAACTCATAATATTTTCTCAACCCGATTGGAACGAACTTTCCAATACAATAGTCGGTTGGGATGAGATTGTGAATAAGATACGTCAAAAAGGGTTAACGGAGAAATTGGATCGAAGAAGTTCCTTAGTTGCCCAAGATGCCACAACACGTTACCTGACATTTTTAGAGAAATTTCCCACGCTGACCAATCGTGTCCCGCTTTCATACATTGCTTCCTACCTGGGAATTACACAACAGTCATTGAGTAGAATAAGAAAGAATATCCACTAA
- a CDS encoding nuclear transport factor 2 family protein, protein METKMKLELIEQNRKVVDNFFVALETQQFEMLRDVFAENGRQINPYSPEGFSKSFDGIDAIYKQYSGLVANFGQMQFPRQIFATEDPNFFFVQFKGVIEIKAGGKYENDYLGTFKLENGKVMEYTEYFNQIVMAKAFHIDLK, encoded by the coding sequence ATGGAAACAAAAATGAAATTAGAATTGATAGAACAAAACAGAAAAGTGGTTGACAATTTCTTTGTAGCACTCGAAACACAACAATTTGAAATGCTCAGGGATGTATTTGCTGAAAATGGAAGACAAATTAATCCCTATTCACCTGAGGGATTCTCCAAAAGTTTTGATGGCATAGATGCTATCTATAAACAATATAGCGGACTTGTTGCCAACTTTGGACAAATGCAGTTTCCCAGGCAAATTTTTGCTACGGAAGACCCGAATTTCTTTTTTGTACAATTTAAAGGCGTGATTGAAATTAAAGCTGGAGGTAAATATGAAAACGATTACCTGGGAACTTTCAAACTCGAAAATGGAAAAGTAATGGAATACACAGAGTATTTCAACCAGATAGTTATGGCAAAAGCTTTTCACATCGACCTTAAATAA
- a CDS encoding class I SAM-dependent methyltransferase, giving the protein MSKINYGIDAPKVIARLIIIGVLIILISILFPAIDINGIKIFTPGFIWWGISLVLTGILMVLYSKFGKFKHRDRILNKIKWNGNEKVLDVGTGRGLLMIGAAKKLTSGKSIGIDIFDTKDLTKNSIERTKANAQLERVDKKVEILKMDILKTDFPNDYFDVIVSNLCLHNVKKSRDRKATCAEIYRIIKPKGTVIISDFIHTREYTRKFRSLGMHVQKEGLYVFDTFPPLTIIRASKN; this is encoded by the coding sequence ATGAGTAAAATTAATTATGGAATAGATGCCCCTAAAGTGATTGCGAGACTTATTATTATTGGTGTTTTAATAATACTTATATCCATTTTATTCCCGGCTATCGACATTAATGGAATTAAAATCTTTACGCCCGGATTTATCTGGTGGGGAATTTCATTAGTCCTGACAGGGATATTAATGGTTTTGTACTCAAAATTTGGGAAGTTCAAGCATCGGGACCGTATCCTGAACAAGATAAAATGGAACGGAAACGAAAAGGTATTGGACGTTGGCACTGGCCGGGGATTATTGATGATCGGTGCGGCCAAAAAACTGACATCGGGCAAATCAATCGGTATCGATATATTTGATACAAAGGATCTGACCAAAAATTCCATTGAACGGACAAAAGCCAATGCGCAACTTGAAAGGGTGGATAAAAAAGTTGAAATCCTAAAGATGGATATTCTCAAAACTGATTTTCCGAATGACTATTTTGACGTAATTGTTTCAAACTTGTGTTTGCATAACGTTAAGAAATCCAGGGACAGGAAGGCAACCTGTGCTGAAATTTACAGGATTATCAAGCCAAAAGGAACAGTGATCATTTCAGATTTTATACACACCAGGGAATACACGAGAAAGTTTCGGAGTCTCGGTATGCACGTTCAAAAAGAAGGTCTCTATGTTTTTGACACCTTTCCACCTTTGACAATTATCAGAGCAAGTAAAAACTGA
- a CDS encoding VOC family protein, producing the protein MRRIVPNIYSNDIERSKEFYSGFLEMKLAMDMGWILTFVSKENATAQISIFRNDENKALNNEAIFLSIEVSDIDVWYEKARKQKVEIVYPITNESWGVRRFFVKDPNGVTINLLSHINTN; encoded by the coding sequence ATGCGAAGAATTGTTCCTAATATTTATTCAAACGACATAGAAAGAAGTAAGGAATTCTATAGCGGGTTCTTAGAGATGAAATTGGCGATGGATATGGGGTGGATTTTAACATTTGTATCCAAAGAAAATGCGACTGCCCAAATTTCCATTTTCCGAAATGATGAGAACAAGGCTTTAAATAACGAGGCAATATTTCTGTCAATTGAAGTTTCAGATATTGACGTGTGGTATGAAAAAGCCAGAAAACAAAAAGTAGAAATTGTATATCCGATTACGAACGAAAGTTGGGGAGTGAGGCGATTCTTTGTAAAAGACCCCAATGGAGTAACTATTAATTTACTAAGCCATATTAACACAAATTAG
- a CDS encoding alpha/beta fold hydrolase, translated as MISIPNSKEETLHSKDNTIISYRTIGTGPAVIVIPGALALAKDFDKFAYELSHHFTVHTIDRRGRAESGPRGEDYSIIKECEDIEALREQTQAKYIFGHSFGGFIALEAARNNKYIQKVAVYEPGVSIDQSVDMNWASECETQLSQQKYLDAFISFAQGINPETTGKAPRWLLKIILPIAIKKAERQQKYHLLAGTILEHGEAARLDNTYENYQEIGADVLLISGKDGNATGAGRSVSHLATVVPSAKMELFPKLDHFGPEKKPKEVAKSVSSFFLGI; from the coding sequence ATGATAAGTATTCCAAATTCAAAAGAAGAAACGCTGCACTCGAAAGATAATACCATTATTAGTTACCGAACAATAGGCACAGGTCCTGCGGTTATTGTTATTCCAGGCGCGTTGGCTCTTGCTAAAGACTTTGATAAGTTTGCTTACGAGTTATCTCATCATTTTACGGTACATACTATCGACAGACGGGGCCGGGCCGAAAGTGGCCCCAGGGGAGAAGATTACAGTATTATCAAAGAATGTGAAGATATCGAGGCTTTACGGGAGCAAACTCAGGCTAAATATATTTTTGGTCACAGCTTTGGCGGATTTATTGCGCTGGAAGCTGCCAGAAATAACAAATACATACAAAAAGTGGCTGTTTATGAGCCTGGTGTGTCAATCGACCAATCGGTAGATATGAATTGGGCTTCAGAATGCGAAACCCAATTATCTCAGCAAAAATACCTGGATGCATTTATTTCGTTTGCACAGGGGATAAACCCCGAAACAACAGGCAAAGCACCAAGGTGGCTTCTTAAGATAATCCTGCCAATTGCCATAAAAAAAGCGGAACGACAACAAAAATATCATCTTCTAGCAGGTACTATTCTTGAGCATGGAGAAGCCGCCCGATTAGATAATACTTATGAGAATTACCAGGAAATTGGAGCAGACGTATTACTTATTTCGGGCAAAGATGGCAATGCAACTGGTGCCGGGCGTTCTGTTTCTCATTTAGCTACAGTCGTGCCCTCAGCAAAGATGGAATTATTTCCTAAACTTGACCATTTTGGCCCCGAGAAGAAGCCCAAAGAAGTTGCAAAAAGTGTTTCGTCATTCTTTTTGGGAATTTAG
- a CDS encoding EthD family reductase: MMAKMTVIYKTPKNIESFERHYFDVHIPLAKQLPGLIKYEINDGAIFSTTGHSSYRIANLYFDSMEAMKKAFSSEVGQRCAADRKVLAPSGDDVQIYVYNTVDV, from the coding sequence ATGATGGCAAAAATGACAGTGATTTACAAAACACCAAAGAACATTGAATCTTTTGAACGCCATTATTTTGATGTGCATATTCCATTGGCAAAACAATTGCCTGGTCTCATAAAATATGAAATAAATGATGGAGCGATTTTCTCAACTACAGGACATTCGTCCTATCGAATTGCCAACTTGTATTTCGACTCAATGGAAGCAATGAAAAAAGCTTTTAGCTCAGAGGTTGGACAAAGGTGTGCAGCTGACAGAAAGGTTTTAGCGCCCAGTGGTGATGATGTTCAAATTTATGTTTACAATACAGTTGACGTATAA
- a CDS encoding RNA polymerase sigma factor, with the protein MEQQELIPHLFRTEYKKIIAVLCKHFGMDHIGMAEDIASDTFLTASEIWSLKGLPENPTAWLYMVAKNKTRDHFKHMAVFTTKIIPEIGNTKSQQGTNVDLSHKNISDSQLAMIFSVCNPIISTEAQIGLALNLLCGFGVKEIANAFLTNKEVIYKRLQRAKEKLKSENVKIEEPALTEIDERLDTVLTTLYLLFNEGYYSASQDTSIRAEFCAEAMQLNKMLLENDISNTPPVNALFSLMCFQASRLEARTNKNGESVLYEDQDTSLWDEALIEKGKYYLNEALKGNRLSKYQLEAAIAFWHTHKEDTLEKWENILQLYNKLLLIEYSPIAALNRTFALAKANGKEEAIIEAEKIKLTENHLYHSLLGNLYTDIDHSKALEHYQTALKLAKSTSDRKTIAKKITQLTGTKNNDDYQK; encoded by the coding sequence ATGGAACAGCAAGAATTAATACCACATCTGTTTCGGACAGAATACAAAAAAATCATTGCAGTACTCTGCAAACATTTTGGTATGGATCATATCGGGATGGCCGAAGATATTGCAAGCGATACATTTTTAACGGCATCCGAAATATGGAGTTTGAAAGGCTTGCCCGAAAATCCAACTGCCTGGTTGTACATGGTCGCCAAAAATAAAACCAGGGATCATTTTAAACATATGGCAGTTTTTACGACTAAAATTATTCCCGAAATAGGAAACACAAAATCCCAGCAAGGAACCAATGTTGATTTATCCCACAAAAACATAAGTGATAGCCAATTGGCCATGATTTTTTCCGTCTGTAATCCAATAATTTCAACGGAAGCACAAATCGGTCTGGCATTAAACCTTCTTTGTGGGTTTGGCGTGAAAGAAATAGCCAACGCATTCCTTACCAATAAAGAAGTAATCTATAAGCGACTTCAAAGGGCAAAGGAAAAGCTCAAAAGTGAGAATGTAAAAATTGAGGAACCGGCGTTGACAGAAATTGATGAGCGATTGGATACGGTTTTAACCACGCTGTACCTGCTTTTTAATGAAGGGTATTATTCGGCATCGCAAGACACCTCGATTCGGGCGGAATTTTGTGCCGAAGCGATGCAACTGAATAAGATGCTTTTGGAAAATGACATTTCAAATACCCCACCGGTAAATGCACTGTTTTCCCTAATGTGCTTCCAGGCATCGAGATTGGAGGCAAGAACAAATAAGAACGGTGAATCTGTTTTATATGAAGACCAGGACACTTCGCTTTGGGATGAAGCATTGATTGAAAAGGGCAAATATTATTTGAATGAAGCATTAAAAGGCAATCGATTATCGAAATACCAGTTAGAGGCTGCCATTGCTTTTTGGCATACCCACAAAGAGGACACACTGGAAAAGTGGGAAAATATTTTACAGCTTTACAACAAATTGCTTTTAATTGAATATTCGCCCATTGCGGCCTTGAACCGTACTTTTGCGCTTGCCAAAGCCAATGGAAAAGAAGAAGCCATAATAGAGGCTGAAAAGATAAAACTTACGGAAAATCATTTGTACCATTCTTTATTGGGCAATCTCTATACGGATATTGACCATTCAAAAGCATTAGAACATTATCAAACCGCTCTCAAATTGGCAAAATCAACTTCCGACCGAAAAACGATCGCAAAAAAGATTACCCAGTTGACCGGAACAAAAAATAACGACGATTACCAAAAATGA
- a CDS encoding YciI family protein → MKNFLLVFRYDTKALPKGSPEEMQAMTKKWMDWIGGIAAQNKLVDRGNRLTFEGKVLKPNNVVTDGPYTEVKELIGGYTIIKSDSLNEATKLASGCPILTIGGSVEIRPINEL, encoded by the coding sequence ATGAAAAATTTCTTATTAGTGTTCAGGTACGATACTAAGGCATTGCCCAAAGGCTCACCGGAAGAAATGCAAGCCATGACAAAAAAATGGATGGATTGGATTGGCGGAATTGCGGCCCAAAACAAACTGGTCGACAGAGGCAACCGGCTGACGTTTGAGGGCAAGGTATTAAAGCCTAACAACGTAGTTACCGATGGTCCATATACCGAGGTCAAGGAACTGATTGGTGGTTACACCATTATCAAATCAGATTCGCTTAATGAAGCCACAAAACTAGCATCGGGATGCCCGATTTTAACGATTGGTGGCAGCGTAGAAATAAGGCCGATCAACGAATTATAG
- a CDS encoding class I SAM-dependent methyltransferase has translation MQSREKIIKCYNGTADNYAAERIDELSKKHLDRLLLREFASKNKDKGPCADFGCGPGQTTKFLYDYGLKDIIGIDISSGMNNVARELFPEIKFEIGDLLNISYPSNYFGSALAFYSIVHFAYDQVRIAFSEVNRVLKERGQFLFSFHVGNETVHFDKAGDVEVDVDLFLFPIEQIIELLHQTGFNIIDALERHPYEGTEWATRRAYIWTEKK, from the coding sequence ATGCAATCAAGGGAGAAGATAATAAAGTGCTATAATGGTACGGCGGATAACTATGCAGCTGAACGCATTGACGAGCTATCAAAAAAACATCTCGATCGTTTGTTGTTGCGTGAGTTTGCGTCGAAAAACAAAGATAAGGGGCCATGTGCCGACTTTGGCTGCGGACCAGGACAAACAACAAAATTTCTGTATGATTATGGCCTAAAAGATATCATTGGCATCGACATTTCCTCCGGAATGAATAACGTTGCCCGGGAACTTTTTCCGGAAATCAAATTCGAAATTGGAGATCTTTTGAACATTTCTTACCCTTCAAACTATTTTGGAAGTGCTCTCGCATTCTATTCGATTGTACATTTCGCCTATGACCAGGTCCGGATTGCGTTCAGTGAAGTTAACCGGGTGCTGAAAGAGAGAGGACAATTTTTATTCTCTTTTCATGTGGGAAACGAGACGGTACATTTTGATAAGGCAGGAGATGTGGAGGTGGATGTTGATCTGTTCCTCTTTCCGATCGAACAGATCATCGAATTACTCCATCAAACCGGATTCAACATTATTGACGCTTTGGAACGCCATCCCTACGAAGGAACAGAATGGGCAACCAGGAGAGCATATATCTGGACTGAAAAAAAGTGA
- a CDS encoding NAD(P)-dependent alcohol dehydrogenase, whose amino-acid sequence MKIKAYAIRKKNGKAEPFYYEKTVGKYEVLVRITYCGMARGDIQSINDDWGDTKFPLVPGHEIIGAIEETGEEVTGLKNGDRVGIGYQQAACFECEFCRQGNEQFCSKQKVIAVDCYGGLAEHIIVDSRFAFKLPSKLVSAKSVPLMSSGLTVYSGIAKAKLSDKSKVAVLGVGGLGHLAIQFLYKMGHTVSAFSHSPGKKEMINRLGAEYIDSSNKGSLSDYDKSFDFILSTLNVDFNPDTYLRMLKPTGKMCLVSQPPNRLSINAGLLYDYAQRTVYGSYIGSRKETMDMLAFSENNNIESVVDVMPFSRMNEAIEMIKKGNVSMRLVLENWK is encoded by the coding sequence ATGAAAATTAAAGCTTACGCTATAAGAAAGAAGAACGGAAAGGCAGAACCCTTTTACTATGAAAAGACAGTTGGTAAATATGAAGTTCTGGTTCGAATCACGTATTGCGGTATGGCAAGAGGTGATATTCAATCCATAAACGATGACTGGGGTGATACCAAATTTCCTTTGGTTCCGGGGCACGAAATTATTGGTGCAATTGAAGAGACCGGTGAGGAAGTAACAGGTTTAAAAAATGGCGACCGGGTTGGCATTGGTTATCAGCAAGCGGCCTGCTTTGAATGTGAATTCTGTAGACAAGGAAACGAGCAATTTTGTTCGAAGCAGAAAGTAATAGCAGTGGATTGCTACGGTGGCTTAGCTGAGCATATTATTGTTGACAGCCGGTTTGCGTTTAAACTTCCGTCAAAACTTGTTTCGGCAAAATCCGTCCCCTTGATGTCTTCAGGGCTGACAGTCTACTCGGGAATTGCCAAAGCTAAATTATCAGACAAATCAAAAGTTGCTGTTCTGGGAGTTGGCGGACTCGGTCATCTGGCAATTCAGTTTCTTTATAAAATGGGACATACCGTTTCAGCATTTTCCCACTCTCCCGGAAAAAAAGAGATGATAAACCGGCTCGGAGCGGAATATATCGATAGTTCGAACAAAGGAAGTTTATCAGATTATGATAAAAGTTTTGACTTCATCCTCTCAACATTAAACGTTGATTTTAATCCGGATACCTATTTGAGGATGCTCAAACCAACAGGAAAAATGTGTCTGGTTTCCCAACCTCCAAATAGACTTTCAATTAATGCGGGTTTATTATACGATTACGCCCAACGCACTGTTTACGGAAGTTATATCGGCAGTCGCAAAGAAACGATGGATATGTTAGCCTTTTCAGAAAATAACAATATCGAAAGCGTAGTCGATGTTATGCCGTTCTCAAGAATGAATGAAGCCATAGAAATGATTAAGAAGGGTAACGTTTCGATGAGATTAGTACTGGAAAATTGGAAATGA
- a CDS encoding alpha/beta fold hydrolase: MPTNDEKTYVFIPGGWHGGWAFDPITERLRELKKKCYSLTLPGLELEPIEQNRIINLTTHIQFVADFLLKENISNVILCGHSYAGMVITGVADRIPERIYALVYIDAYVPKNGDSCWSLTSEVYRQSFITGAANDGFTVADRPGVDNRRRPHPLATFMQGLHLNGNYERIINRTFIYLSGWEGTPFTKQYESLKDSPDWHVETINCSHNVMKERPDRLTDILCKLDDEGENRSIRNP, translated from the coding sequence ATGCCTACAAATGATGAAAAAACATATGTATTTATTCCTGGCGGATGGCATGGTGGATGGGCATTTGATCCAATTACTGAAAGATTAAGAGAGTTAAAAAAGAAATGCTATTCGTTGACGTTACCTGGACTCGAATTGGAACCGATTGAACAAAATAGGATTATTAATCTAACTACACATATTCAATTCGTAGCCGACTTTTTATTAAAAGAGAATATCAGTAATGTAATATTATGCGGGCATAGCTATGCAGGAATGGTTATTACCGGGGTCGCAGATAGAATTCCTGAAAGGATATATGCGCTTGTTTATATTGACGCGTATGTCCCTAAAAATGGAGATTCTTGCTGGAGTCTTACGAGTGAAGTATACCGACAAAGTTTTATAACTGGAGCGGCCAATGATGGCTTCACTGTTGCAGATCGACCGGGCGTAGATAATCGAAGAAGACCACATCCCTTGGCAACATTCATGCAGGGTTTACATTTGAATGGGAATTACGAACGAATTATTAATCGTACATTTATTTATCTCAGTGGGTGGGAAGGTACACCTTTTACAAAACAGTACGAATCTCTGAAAGATTCTCCAGATTGGCATGTCGAGACAATTAATTGTAGCCATAATGTGATGAAGGAGCGTCCTGACAGATTAACAGATATTTTATGCAAATTGGACGATGAAGGTGAGAATAGAAGTATTAGAAATCCTTGA
- a CDS encoding alpha/beta fold hydrolase, with protein sequence MMNWILENSFDFEGREVRWGVKGKGNPIIFVHGTPWSSFNLRHLIKGLAEKYQVYYFDLLGYGQSDKSNGDVSLGIQNEVLTKLIDFWKLESPIVIGHDFGGTTALRAHLINNKHYEKLVVIDPVAISPWGSPFFKHVNKYEQAFAGMPDYIHEVIVETYIKTAAYNDLNKETIKGIVEPWHGEKGKAAFYRQIAQADSKYTDEIQNKYKNIKIPTLILWGENDTWIPVEKGIELSRLIPNSQLKTIAESGHLVIEEKYEDLITEIIKFID encoded by the coding sequence ATGATGAATTGGATTTTAGAAAACAGTTTTGATTTTGAAGGAAGAGAAGTCCGGTGGGGAGTAAAGGGAAAAGGGAATCCAATCATCTTTGTTCATGGCACCCCATGGTCATCCTTCAATTTGAGACATTTGATTAAAGGATTAGCAGAAAAATATCAAGTTTATTATTTTGATTTGTTGGGTTATGGACAGTCAGACAAGTCAAATGGTGATGTTTCCTTAGGTATACAGAACGAAGTTTTGACTAAATTAATTGATTTTTGGAAGCTCGAGAGCCCTATCGTAATTGGACATGATTTTGGAGGGACTACAGCATTGAGAGCTCATTTAATAAATAACAAACACTACGAAAAACTAGTAGTTATAGACCCTGTCGCGATTTCTCCGTGGGGTTCTCCTTTTTTTAAGCATGTAAATAAGTACGAGCAGGCTTTTGCCGGGATGCCTGACTATATTCACGAGGTTATTGTTGAGACTTACATCAAAACCGCTGCATATAATGATTTGAATAAAGAGACTATCAAAGGGATTGTGGAGCCCTGGCATGGCGAAAAAGGAAAAGCTGCATTTTACAGACAAATTGCTCAGGCCGATTCAAAATATACTGATGAAATACAAAATAAGTACAAGAACATAAAGATTCCGACTCTGATCTTATGGGGTGAAAATGATACATGGATACCTGTGGAAAAGGGCATAGAATTGAGCCGATTAATACCGAATAGTCAGCTAAAGACAATTGCTGAAAGTGGTCATCTTGTCATTGAAGAAAAGTATGAGGATTTGATCACAGAAATTATAAAATTTATCGATTAA
- a CDS encoding nuclear transport factor 2 family protein yields MTKITVGADCGNAPKREFLKEINIAFAKGNEDFLIDSVTDTIVWNMIGDRIIEGKETFKKELEKMKAEKVSELILDRILTHGKEGAVSGVMKMQNGKTYAFSDFYEFSGAKGVRVKSISSYIIEI; encoded by the coding sequence ATGACAAAAATTACCGTGGGTGCTGATTGCGGAAATGCTCCGAAACGAGAGTTTCTTAAGGAGATAAATATCGCCTTTGCAAAAGGGAATGAAGATTTTCTAATAGATAGTGTAACCGACACGATTGTTTGGAACATGATTGGCGACAGAATAATTGAAGGAAAAGAAACTTTTAAGAAGGAATTAGAGAAAATGAAGGCGGAGAAAGTGTCAGAACTAATCCTCGATCGGATTCTGACACACGGGAAAGAAGGTGCTGTTAGTGGAGTTATGAAGATGCAGAACGGAAAAACATATGCTTTTTCGGATTTTTATGAATTTAGCGGAGCGAAAGGTGTCAGAGTAAAATCAATAAGCTCATACATAATTGAGATTTAA